The Procambarus clarkii isolate CNS0578487 chromosome 24, FALCON_Pclarkii_2.0, whole genome shotgun sequence genome includes a region encoding these proteins:
- the LOC123761814 gene encoding salivary glue protein Sgs-3-like, with translation MSNRPCTDNTIMSNRPCTDNTFMSNRPCTDNTIMSNRPCTDNTIMSNRPCTDNTIMSNRPCTDNTNMSNRPCTDNTIMSNRPCTDNTDMSNRPCTDNTIMSNRPCTDNTIMSNRPCTDNTIMSNRPCTDNTIMSNRPCTDNTIMSNRPCTDNTIMSNRHCTDNTNMSNRPCTDNTIMSNRPCTDNTIMSNRPCTDNTIMSNRPCTDNTNMSNRPCTDNTNMSNRPCTDNTNMSNLPCTDNTIMSNRPCTDNTNMSNRPCTDNTNMSNRPCTDNSNLTSNRPCTDNTKQHE, from the coding sequence ATGAGTAATCGTCCCTGTACTGACAACACTATCATGAGTAATCGTCCCTGTACTGACAACACTTTCATGAGTAATCGTCCCTGTACTGACAACACTATCATGAGTAATCGTCCCTGTACTGACAACACTATCATGAGTAATCGTCCCTGTACTGACAACACTATCATGAGTAATCGTCCTTGTACTGACAACACTAACATGAGTAATCGTCCCTGTACTGACAACACTATCATGAGTAATCGTCCCTGTACTGACAACACTGACATGAGTAATCGTCCCTGTACTGACAACACTATCATGAGTAATCGTCCCTGTACTGACAACACTATCATGAGTAATCGTCCCTGTACTGACAACACTATCATGAGTAATCGTCCCTGTACTGACAACACTATCATGAGTAATCGTCCCTGTACTGACAACACTATCATGAGTAATCGTCCCTGTACTGACAACACTATCATGAGTAATCGTCATTGTACTGACAACACTAACATGAGTAATCGTCCCTGTACTGACAACACTATCATGAGTAATCGTCCCTGTACTGACAACACTATCATGAGTAATCGTCCCTGTACTGACAACACTATCATGAGTAATCGTCCCTGTACTGACAACACTAACATGAGTAATCGTCCTTGTACTGACAACACTAACATGAGTAATCGTCCCTGTACTGACAACACTAACATGAGTAATCTTCCTTGTACTGACAACACTATCATGAGTAATCGTCCCTGTACTGACAACACTAACATGAGTAATCGTCCTTGTACTGACAACACTAACATGAGTAATCGTCCCTGTACTGACAACAGTAACCTCACGAGTAATCGTCCCTGTACTGACAACACTAAGCAACATGAGTAA